CCCGAGTTGATAACTCCGGACAACATCACGTTCCTCATCCGACGAGGTCAGCACGACGACCGGAAGCATCTTCGTCTCCGGCGTCTCACGGATCCTGCGGAGCACCTCAAGTCCTTCCACCTTCGGCAGCTTCAAATCCAGAAGAATCACCTGCGGCTTGATCGGGGTCGGTCCAAAAAGCAACTCGAGCGCCTCCGCACCATCCCGCGCCACCGAAACCTCATTCGCAATGTTCGACTTCTTCAAGGCGCGAATCGTCAGAAGCTCGTGATCCGGGTCGTCTTCGACCAAAAGAATAAGCCGTGTCGCGTCTGCCATGGGAGCTATCCTAACGTAAACCAAAAGGTCGCGCCATGATCGACGACGCCCTCGGCCCAAATCGAACCATGGTGCCGGCGAATCACGCGCGCAACCGTTGCAAGCCCAATTCCGGAACCTTTGAAGTCCTTGTCGCCATGCAGCCGGTTGA
This genomic window from Granulicella sibirica contains:
- a CDS encoding response regulator; translation: MADATRLILLVEDDPDHELLTIRALKKSNIANEVSVARDGAEALELLFGPTPIKPQVILLDLKLPKVEGLEVLRRIRETPETKMLPVVVLTSSDEERDVVRSYQLGVNSYIRKPVNFNDFAEATRQLGMYWLVLNECPPS